One Candidatus Devosia phytovorans genomic window carries:
- a CDS encoding ABC transporter substrate-binding protein, giving the protein MRIRSLLVALLLAAPAAPAFAQDFPVTIPHVFGETTIEAEPQRVVTWGWASQDAVLALGKIPVGIPHFAYGGDSEGALGWDRDAVAELGGDFPTILPAGNDAPIEAIAALAPDLIIAVYSGLTQDEYNILRGIAPVVAYPEVPWSTSWQEVITTTGKAIGKPVEAENLVAELQQFMADETAKYPEVEGTSFAGIAEYNGEVAVYAGLDPRMSFLEDLDMVLAPSVTELAQGESFFYSLSYETFDQLSADILISYFETPETDAAFFANPIVALHPTVQKGAVAHVIGADLINAISPPTALSIRWGFPQYIKLIAEAAKAAGK; this is encoded by the coding sequence ATGCGTATCCGCTCTCTGCTCGTCGCTTTGCTGCTCGCCGCCCCGGCTGCGCCTGCATTCGCCCAGGATTTTCCGGTCACCATTCCGCATGTCTTCGGCGAGACCACGATCGAGGCCGAGCCACAGCGCGTGGTCACCTGGGGCTGGGCCAGCCAGGACGCCGTTCTGGCGCTCGGCAAGATTCCCGTCGGCATCCCCCATTTCGCCTATGGCGGCGACAGCGAAGGCGCGCTCGGTTGGGACCGTGACGCCGTCGCCGAGCTCGGCGGTGATTTCCCCACCATCCTGCCGGCCGGCAATGACGCGCCGATTGAAGCCATTGCAGCGCTGGCGCCCGACCTCATCATCGCCGTCTATTCGGGCCTGACCCAGGACGAATACAATATCCTCCGCGGCATCGCCCCCGTAGTGGCCTATCCAGAAGTGCCGTGGAGCACCTCCTGGCAGGAGGTGATCACCACAACCGGCAAGGCCATCGGCAAGCCCGTTGAGGCCGAGAACCTGGTCGCCGAACTGCAGCAGTTCATGGCCGACGAAACCGCGAAATATCCCGAGGTCGAAGGCACCAGTTTCGCCGGCATTGCCGAATATAATGGCGAAGTCGCCGTCTATGCCGGCCTCGATCCGCGCATGAGCTTTCTCGAAGACCTCGACATGGTGCTGGCCCCCAGCGTCACCGAGCTGGCCCAGGGCGAAAGCTTCTTCTATTCGCTGAGCTACGAAACCTTTGACCAGTTATCTGCCGACATCCTGATCTCCTATTTCGAGACCCCGGAAACCGACGCGGCCTTCTTCGCCAATCCAATCGTCGCGCTGCATCCCACGGTGCAAAAAGGCGCCGTCGCTCATGTCATCGGCGCGGATTTGAT
- a CDS encoding LL-diaminopimelate aminotransferase, with the protein MSADFHKIRRLPPYVFAHIDPLKAKARSEGVDVIDLGMGNPDMPTPEHIVAKLQETVKDPRTHRYSTSRGIPGLRKAQASYYGRRFGVKLNPDTQVVATLGSKEGFANMASAITAPGDVVLVPNPTYPIHSFGFLMAGGVVRSMPADPNEDFLRSLDRAVRHSIPKPIAIVLNYPANPTAYTADLDFYTEVVKYCKANDIFILSDLAYSEIYFDEDAPPPSVLQVPGAMDITVEFTSMSKTYSMPGWRVGFAVGNERLIAALARVKSYLDYGAFTPIQVAATAALNGSDDVIEEVRKIYKHRRDVMVESFARSGWDIPVPKATMFAWAPIPPQFAHLGSLEFAKLLIKETGVGVAPGVGFGEYGDQYIRLAFVENEQRIRQAARNIKKLLGSKAGAGNVVPLVS; encoded by the coding sequence ATGAGCGCAGACTTCCACAAGATCCGTCGTCTTCCCCCCTACGTCTTTGCCCATATCGATCCGCTGAAGGCCAAGGCACGTTCCGAGGGCGTTGATGTCATCGATCTGGGCATGGGCAATCCCGACATGCCGACCCCCGAGCATATCGTCGCGAAGCTCCAGGAGACGGTGAAGGATCCGCGTACCCATCGCTATTCCACCTCGCGCGGCATTCCAGGCCTGCGCAAGGCACAGGCCAGCTATTACGGCCGCCGCTTCGGCGTGAAGCTCAATCCCGATACCCAGGTCGTTGCGACCCTGGGCTCCAAGGAAGGCTTTGCCAACATGGCCTCCGCCATCACGGCACCCGGTGACGTGGTGCTGGTGCCCAACCCCACCTATCCGATCCATTCCTTCGGCTTCCTGATGGCCGGTGGCGTCGTGCGCTCCATGCCGGCCGATCCCAACGAGGATTTCCTGCGTTCGCTCGACCGCGCCGTGCGCCACTCGATCCCCAAGCCGATTGCCATCGTGCTGAACTATCCGGCCAATCCGACCGCCTACACGGCCGACCTCGATTTTTACACCGAGGTGGTGAAGTACTGTAAGGCCAACGACATCTTCATCCTGTCCGATCTGGCCTATTCCGAGATCTATTTCGACGAGGACGCGCCGCCGCCATCCGTGCTGCAGGTGCCCGGCGCCATGGACATCACGGTGGAATTCACCTCCATGTCGAAAACCTATTCCATGCCCGGCTGGCGCGTCGGCTTTGCCGTAGGCAATGAACGGCTGATCGCTGCATTGGCGCGTGTAAAGTCCTATCTCGACTACGGTGCCTTCACGCCGATCCAGGTCGCCGCCACCGCAGCGCTCAACGGCTCCGATGACGTGATCGAGGAAGTGCGGAAAATCTACAAGCACCGCCGCGATGTCATGGTGGAAAGCTTTGCCCGCTCTGGCTGGGACATTCCCGTGCCCAAGGCCACCATGTTTGCCTGGGCGCCCATTCCGCCCCAGTTCGCCCATCTCGGCTCGCTCGAATTCGCCAAGCTGCTGATCAAGGAAACCGGCGTCGGCGTCGCGCCCGGCGTTGGCTTCGGCGAATATGGCGATCAATATATCCGCCTGGCTTTCGTCGAAAACGAACAGCGCATCCGCCAGGCCGCCCGCAACATCAAGAAGCTGCTCGGCTCCAAGGCCGGGGCAGGCAATGTCGTGCCGCTGGTCAGCTAA
- a CDS encoding glycosyltransferase, translating to MKRIALVTIGTQGDVQPYLALAIALKERGYSVVLGASEEFQDMVEGYGIEFHTLGPSIQSFLNQQRFENAMSQSMLINGPSLLRQGQQIVDTAARHAWRMCQGADMLILNMNTSFGIDIAEALRIPAIMVALQPLNSTSEFPLCMYYGADFGPAFNKLSYATMTVQQIYYNLPRNKLRRELMGLEARKNGGFFRNTDGTYLTTLYPYSTVVSPRPRDWPKGAIVTGYWQLKDRTDWQPSPEFQKFLSEGDAPVYIGFGSMPFGAERNTKILKEAVAMWGGRAVVARGWGGINPQDLPDSIFAIEKAPHDKLFKYVSAVVHHGGAGTTSAGLHLGRPTFVVPQIVDQPYWGRRVYELGCGPKPVRLRKLTSEILAGALADLSTNEDYRRNAADLAEQLHGEQGTDKAIKVIERVMTSYVPPHLKKPKKVKQAKAPLKLVG from the coding sequence TTGAAGCGCATTGCCCTGGTGACGATCGGCACGCAAGGCGACGTTCAGCCCTATCTGGCCCTGGCCATTGCGCTCAAGGAGCGCGGCTACTCCGTCGTTCTGGGCGCATCGGAAGAATTCCAGGACATGGTGGAAGGCTATGGAATCGAATTCCATACGCTTGGCCCATCGATCCAGTCCTTCCTCAACCAGCAGCGTTTCGAGAATGCGATGAGCCAATCCATGCTCATCAATGGCCCGAGCCTGCTACGGCAGGGCCAGCAGATCGTCGACACCGCCGCCCGCCATGCCTGGCGCATGTGCCAGGGTGCGGACATGCTGATCCTCAACATGAACACCAGCTTTGGCATCGACATTGCCGAAGCGCTGCGCATCCCGGCCATCATGGTCGCGCTGCAGCCGCTCAATTCGACCAGCGAATTCCCGCTCTGCATGTATTACGGCGCCGATTTCGGTCCAGCCTTCAACAAGCTGAGCTATGCGACAATGACCGTGCAGCAGATCTACTACAACCTGCCGCGCAACAAGCTGCGCCGCGAGCTGATGGGTCTGGAAGCGCGCAAGAATGGTGGCTTCTTCCGCAATACCGACGGCACGTACCTCACGACGCTCTACCCCTATTCCACCGTCGTGTCGCCGCGCCCGCGTGACTGGCCCAAGGGCGCCATCGTCACCGGCTATTGGCAGCTCAAAGACCGGACCGACTGGCAGCCGTCGCCGGAATTCCAGAAGTTCCTCTCCGAGGGCGACGCACCGGTCTATATCGGCTTCGGCTCGATGCCCTTTGGCGCCGAGCGCAACACCAAGATTCTCAAGGAAGCCGTCGCCATGTGGGGCGGCCGGGCCGTCGTGGCGCGCGGTTGGGGCGGCATCAATCCGCAGGACCTGCCCGATAGCATCTTTGCCATCGAGAAGGCGCCGCACGACAAGCTGTTCAAATATGTCTCGGCGGTGGTGCATCACGGCGGCGCTGGGACGACCTCGGCGGGTCTCCATCTTGGCCGACCGACCTTTGTCGTGCCGCAGATCGTCGACCAGCCCTATTGGGGCCGCCGGGTCTATGAGCTGGGCTGCGGCCCCAAGCCGGTGCGCCTGCGCAAGCTGACCTCGGAAATCCTCGCCGGCGCCCTGGCGGACCTCTCGACCAATGAAGACTACCGCCGCAACGCGGCCGACCTCGCCGAACAGCTGCATGGCGAACAGGGCACGGACAAGGCTATCAAGGTGATCGAGCGCGTGATGACCAGCTACGTGCCGCCACACCTCAAGAAGCCGAAAAAGGTCAAGCAGGCGAAGGCACCGCTCAAGCTGGTCGGCTGA
- a CDS encoding VOC family protein — translation MLNHLGLRTAQFDALLAFYKATLAPIGYTVMMEYPGAAGLGKSDADFWIGADEKGGSNVHLAFKTDDRSVVGAFYEAALANGGKDNGAPGLRDYSPTYYAAFVIDPDGNNLEVFCTAAQ, via the coding sequence ATGCTCAATCACCTCGGCCTGCGCACGGCCCAATTCGACGCACTTCTGGCCTTCTACAAGGCAACTCTGGCGCCGATCGGCTACACCGTCATGATGGAATATCCCGGGGCCGCCGGCCTGGGTAAAAGCGACGCCGACTTCTGGATCGGCGCCGATGAAAAGGGCGGCTCCAATGTCCACCTGGCCTTCAAGACCGATGACCGCAGTGTCGTCGGCGCCTTTTACGAGGCCGCCCTTGCCAATGGTGGCAAGGATAATGGCGCACCAGGCCTGCGCGACTACAGCCCGACCTACTACGCCGCCTTCGTCATCGACCCCGATGGCAATAATCTCGAAGTCTTCTGCACCGCGGCCCAATAG
- a CDS encoding dicarboxylate/amino acid:cation symporter, giving the protein MSPTTLSAARAPKAPKPFYRSFGFQVLAAMVIGLALGYIARTMGPDAAGNPNWLVQTLSTIGSTFVSLLRALVPVLVFTAIVASIANLRELNNAAKLVWQTLLWFAITALIAVAIGIALGLIIQPGLNSAVLADAAKAPASSGSWLDFLKGLIPSNILGLQASTRVTDGSATTSLNFNVLQILVVSIAVGIAALKVGAAADPFLAFNRSFLKIVHKILWWVIRLTPIGTVGLLGNAVAVYGWDALAQLGWYSAAIYIGLALVLFVVYPVLLQAHGLNPIRYFQSAWPAIQLAFVSRSSIGTLPLTERITEQNLGVPREYAAFAVPLGATTKMDGCAAIYPAISAIFVAQFFGIQLGIQEYLLIVFVSVIGSAATAGLTGATVMLTLTLSTLGLPLEGVGLLLAVDPILDMGRTAVNVAGQALIPTIVAKREGILDQAAYDRGESIEALDANEGSAVPAQ; this is encoded by the coding sequence ATGTCACCCACCACCCTCTCCGCTGCCCGGGCGCCCAAGGCCCCCAAACCCTTCTATCGCTCCTTCGGCTTCCAGGTCCTCGCCGCCATGGTGATCGGCCTAGCTCTCGGCTACATCGCCCGCACCATGGGCCCCGACGCCGCCGGCAATCCGAACTGGCTGGTCCAGACCCTTTCCACCATCGGCTCCACCTTCGTCTCGCTGCTGCGCGCCCTGGTCCCGGTGCTGGTCTTCACCGCCATCGTCGCCTCCATCGCCAATCTGCGCGAGCTCAACAATGCCGCCAAACTGGTCTGGCAGACGCTGCTCTGGTTTGCCATCACCGCGTTGATCGCCGTGGCCATCGGCATTGCGCTCGGCCTCATCATCCAGCCCGGCCTCAATAGCGCCGTGCTTGCCGATGCCGCCAAGGCGCCGGCCTCCTCGGGCTCCTGGCTCGATTTCCTCAAGGGTCTGATCCCCTCCAATATCCTGGGGCTGCAGGCATCCACCCGCGTCACCGACGGCTCGGCCACCACCAGCCTCAACTTCAACGTGCTGCAGATCCTTGTGGTCTCGATCGCCGTCGGCATCGCCGCCCTCAAGGTCGGTGCCGCCGCCGACCCCTTCCTCGCCTTCAACCGTTCCTTCCTCAAGATCGTCCACAAGATCCTCTGGTGGGTCATCCGTCTCACGCCCATCGGCACCGTGGGCCTGCTCGGCAATGCCGTGGCCGTCTATGGTTGGGACGCGCTGGCCCAGCTCGGCTGGTACTCGGCGGCCATCTATATCGGCCTCGCCCTGGTGCTTTTCGTGGTCTATCCGGTCCTGCTGCAGGCCCATGGCCTCAACCCGATCCGCTACTTCCAGAGCGCCTGGCCGGCCATCCAGCTGGCATTCGTATCGCGTTCCTCCATCGGCACCCTGCCGCTGACCGAGCGCATCACCGAGCAGAACCTGGGCGTGCCACGTGAATATGCTGCCTTCGCCGTGCCACTCGGCGCCACCACCAAGATGGACGGCTGCGCCGCCATCTATCCGGCGATCTCGGCGATCTTTGTCGCCCAGTTCTTCGGCATCCAGCTCGGCATCCAGGAATATCTGCTGATCGTCTTCGTATCGGTCATCGGTTCGGCCGCGACGGCCGGCCTGACTGGCGCCACCGTCATGCTGACGCTGACCCTCTCGACCCTGGGCCTGCCGCTCGAAGGCGTCGGCCTGCTGCTTGCGGTCGATCCGATCCTCGACATGGGCCGCACCGCTGTCAACGTCGCTGGCCAGGCGCTGATCCCGACCATCGTCGCCAAGCGCGAAGGCATTCTCGACCAGGCTGCCTACGATCGCGGCGAAAGCATCGAGGCACTCGACGCCAATGAAGGCAGTGCTGTCCCGGCCCAATAG
- a CDS encoding SdpI family protein, with amino-acid sequence MQNLVTRFHLLLLTVTLALTGVGYLRIPLTYAFPAHWSASNADWLWPRDVLLVAPLLQVVLLALFFGLGRALTKNHYAKTQHIFDPAMTLVMAVIAASQLGLLFMGIGSDLDLIRFTSFALALTLFGLGVVLFEAERHTYAGLRMPWSIRSDSAWRWVHRITGLAFALCAIALAALAWFDTGAGVLLTAFATALLLPPALAGIATLILRKA; translated from the coding sequence ATGCAAAACCTCGTCACCCGCTTCCACCTGCTGCTGCTGACCGTGACCCTGGCGCTGACCGGCGTTGGCTATCTGCGCATTCCGCTGACCTATGCCTTCCCCGCCCATTGGTCTGCCAGCAATGCCGACTGGCTCTGGCCGCGCGATGTGCTGCTGGTGGCGCCGCTGCTGCAGGTTGTGCTGCTGGCGCTGTTCTTCGGCCTCGGCCGGGCGCTAACGAAAAACCACTATGCCAAGACCCAGCACATCTTCGATCCGGCGATGACCCTCGTGATGGCCGTCATCGCCGCCAGCCAGCTCGGCCTGCTGTTCATGGGCATAGGCTCCGACCTCGACCTCATCCGCTTCACCAGCTTTGCCCTGGCGCTCACGCTGTTCGGGCTGGGCGTCGTGCTCTTCGAGGCCGAGCGCCACACCTATGCCGGTCTGCGCATGCCCTGGTCGATCCGCTCTGACAGCGCTTGGCGCTGGGTGCACCGCATCACCGGCTTGGCCTTCGCCCTCTGCGCGATAGCGCTCGCCGCGCTGGCTTGGTTCGACACCGGGGCAGGGGTGCTGCTCACGGCTTTCGCCACGGCCCTGTTGCTTCCGCCGGCCCTCGCCGGAATCGCAACTTTGATCCTGAGAAAAGCCTGA
- a CDS encoding NAD(P)H-binding protein, translated as MFIILGASGNIGSRVTEALRQAGKPVLAVVHSAEKADAIRADLVEPVVVDLRDNAALERILQRGKRAFLLNPPGDPAGDSNAEELGTARSITSALNASGLGKVVLASTYGAQPGDGIGDLSTLHEFECLALASGIPVAINRGAYYFTNLDMLAEAAGEGVLPTAFPADLALPMVALDDLAAAAVERLVSGVEDVGIKYVEGPARYSFSDVAASFARHLGRTVSVQTTPRDQWEESFRAVGFSEVSARSFARMTAATLDKPDLPSSPTRGRVTLDDYIAGLVS; from the coding sequence ATGTTCATCATATTGGGTGCCAGCGGCAATATCGGCTCGCGCGTTACCGAGGCGCTGCGGCAGGCGGGCAAGCCCGTGCTTGCTGTCGTTCACAGCGCGGAAAAGGCAGATGCAATCAGGGCGGACCTGGTCGAGCCCGTCGTTGTCGACCTGCGCGACAATGCGGCGCTGGAGCGGATATTGCAGCGCGGCAAGCGCGCTTTCCTCCTCAATCCGCCGGGCGATCCGGCCGGTGACAGCAATGCCGAGGAACTGGGGACGGCACGCAGCATCACCTCAGCCCTTAACGCAAGCGGCCTGGGAAAAGTGGTCTTGGCTTCGACCTATGGCGCTCAGCCCGGGGATGGGATCGGCGATCTCTCGACGCTGCATGAATTCGAGTGCCTGGCGCTCGCCAGCGGCATTCCGGTCGCCATCAATCGCGGCGCCTATTACTTCACCAATCTCGACATGCTGGCCGAAGCAGCAGGCGAAGGTGTGTTGCCGACGGCTTTTCCGGCTGACCTCGCGCTACCGATGGTTGCGCTTGACGATCTGGCTGCAGCGGCGGTCGAGCGCCTGGTCAGCGGCGTCGAGGACGTCGGCATCAAATATGTGGAGGGCCCAGCCCGCTACAGCTTTTCCGATGTTGCGGCGAGCTTTGCGCGTCATCTTGGGCGGACAGTGTCCGTTCAGACCACGCCGCGGGACCAGTGGGAAGAAAGCTTCCGCGCCGTCGGATTTTCGGAGGTTTCCGCCAGATCCTTTGCCCGGATGACCGCTGCGACGCTCGACAAGCCGGATCTGCCGAGCAGCCCCACCCGCGGCCGTGTCACGCTCGACGACTACATCGCCGGGCTGGTGTCCTGA
- the rpsI gene encoding 30S ribosomal protein S9, translating into MAETINSLEDLGTSTVAPAVNTAPVHAQKLDAQGRAYATGKRKNAVARVWIKPGKGTVTVNGREFATYFARPVLQLIVKQPIVVTERNDQYDVVVTVAGGGLSGQAGAVRHGISKALNFFEPGLRPILKKGGFLTRDSRVVERKKYGKAKARRSFQFSKR; encoded by the coding sequence ATGGCCGAAACCATCAACTCCCTCGAAGACCTCGGCACCTCGACCGTCGCTCCGGCTGTGAACACCGCTCCGGTGCATGCCCAGAAGCTCGACGCCCAGGGCCGCGCCTACGCAACCGGCAAGCGCAAGAACGCTGTCGCACGCGTCTGGATCAAGCCGGGCAAGGGCACCGTGACCGTCAATGGTCGCGAATTCGCCACCTACTTCGCCCGTCCGGTTCTGCAGCTGATCGTCAAGCAGCCGATCGTCGTCACCGAACGCAATGACCAGTACGACGTCGTCGTCACCGTTGCCGGTGGTGGCCTGTCCGGCCAGGCCGGTGCCGTTCGTCACGGCATTTCCAAGGCCCTGAACTTCTTCGAGCCGGGCCTGCGCCCGATCCTCAAGAAGGGCGGCTTCCTGACCCGTGACTCGCGCGTCGTCGAACGCAAGAAGTACGGCAAGGCAAAGGCCCGTCGTTCGTTCCAGTTCTCGAAGCGCTAA
- the rplM gene encoding 50S ribosomal protein L13 encodes MSTYSAKPSEIEKKWILIDADGLVVGRVASIIASRLRGKHKPTFTPHMDMGDNIVVINADKVKLTGRKLDQHKFYWHTGYPGGIKDRTARQLLEGRFPERVLENAVRRMMPGGPLTRAQLKNLRVYSGAEHPHEAQNPATLDVAAMNPKNARVK; translated from the coding sequence ATGAGCACTTACTCGGCAAAACCGAGCGAGATCGAAAAGAAGTGGATCCTGATCGACGCCGATGGCCTCGTCGTGGGTCGCGTTGCTTCGATCATTGCCTCGCGCCTGCGCGGCAAGCACAAGCCTACCTTCACCCCCCACATGGACATGGGCGACAACATTGTTGTCATCAATGCCGACAAGGTGAAGCTGACCGGTCGCAAGCTCGACCAGCACAAGTTCTACTGGCACACCGGCTATCCGGGCGGCATCAAGGACCGGACTGCCCGTCAGCTCCTCGAAGGCCGTTTCCCCGAGCGCGTGCTCGAGAACGCCGTGCGTCGCATGATGCCGGGCGGCCCGCTGACCCGCGCCCAGCTCAAGAACCTCCGCGTCTACTCGGGCGCCGAGCATCCCCATGAAGCGCAGAACCCGGCTACGCTGGACGTTGCTGCGATGAATCCCAAGAATGCGCGGGTGAAGTAA
- a CDS encoding COX15/CtaA family protein gives MTTAQNAALSETTLASDRLRPVRIWLYSMAAFVLLMVVVGGITRLTESGLSITSWKPISGTIPPLSDADWNAEFEAYKQIPQYMVNNSWMSLNDFKYIFFWEYLHRLLGRVLGVLFAVPFLVFLVQKRFTPQLAWPLFGLFILGGFQGALGWWMVSSGLTELTSVSQYRLAAHLTAASLLFIALIYVPRSLEPGRVTGFVSGQNMASAVILLVLIILQIGAGAFVAGLDAGMGYNTWPLMDGALVPDGLGVMQPFWRNLFENNLTVQFIHRTIAYVIVAYVAVLLWQQHAMGGYKGVHGWLPRLAILILLQAVLGIMTLLHAVPISLAVGHQALAFMLAGVTMAYIADMRRVRA, from the coding sequence GTGACCACCGCCCAAAATGCCGCATTGAGTGAGACCACCCTGGCCAGCGATCGCCTGCGCCCAGTGCGGATCTGGCTCTATTCCATGGCCGCCTTCGTGCTGCTCATGGTGGTAGTCGGCGGCATCACGCGGCTGACCGAATCCGGCCTCTCCATCACCAGCTGGAAGCCCATCTCGGGCACGATTCCGCCGCTGAGCGACGCCGACTGGAATGCCGAGTTCGAGGCCTACAAGCAGATCCCGCAATATATGGTCAACAACAGCTGGATGTCGCTCAACGACTTCAAATACATCTTCTTCTGGGAGTATCTGCATCGCCTGCTCGGTCGCGTGCTGGGCGTGCTCTTCGCCGTGCCCTTCCTCGTCTTCCTCGTGCAGAAGCGCTTCACGCCCCAACTGGCCTGGCCGCTGTTCGGCCTCTTCATCCTCGGCGGTTTCCAGGGCGCGCTGGGCTGGTGGATGGTCTCCTCGGGGCTGACCGAGCTGACATCGGTCTCCCAATATCGCCTCGCCGCCCATCTGACCGCCGCGTCGCTGCTTTTCATCGCGCTGATCTACGTGCCGCGCTCGCTGGAACCGGGCCGGGTCACCGGCTTCGTTTCCGGGCAGAACATGGCCTCGGCCGTCATCCTGCTCGTGCTCATCATCCTCCAGATCGGGGCAGGGGCCTTCGTTGCCGGGCTCGACGCCGGCATGGGCTACAACACCTGGCCGCTGATGGATGGCGCGCTGGTGCCAGATGGGCTGGGCGTCATGCAGCCGTTCTGGCGCAATCTCTTCGAGAACAACCTGACCGTGCAGTTCATCCACCGCACCATCGCCTATGTCATTGTGGCCTATGTCGCCGTGCTGCTGTGGCAGCAACACGCCATGGGCGGCTACAAGGGCGTGCACGGCTGGCTGCCGCGCCTCGCCATCCTCATTCTGCTGCAGGCCGTGCTGGGTATCATGACCCTGCTGCACGCCGTGCCGATTTCGCTGGCCGTCGGCCACCAGGCCCTGGCCTTCATGCTGGCCGGCGTCACCATGGCCTATATCGCCGACATGCGGCGGGTGAGGGCATAA
- a CDS encoding DUF2842 domain-containing protein yields MTQRNRKALGILLILGSIVAWLSLFTSVYLAFPPDLPIWILMPYFMVAGMGWLYPAMAIIRWMAKPDA; encoded by the coding sequence ATGACCCAGCGCAACCGCAAAGCTCTTGGAATATTGCTGATCCTCGGCTCGATCGTGGCCTGGCTCAGCCTCTTCACCTCGGTCTACCTGGCCTTCCCGCCCGACCTGCCGATCTGGATCCTGATGCCCTATTTCATGGTTGCGGGCATGGGCTGGCTCTATCCGGCCATGGCGATCATCCGCTGGATGGCCAAGCCAGACGCCTGA
- a CDS encoding polysaccharide deacetylase family protein, whose amino-acid sequence MSLKYTAIRAMFEALWLSRLPHLIRTLSKSRGVIFTLHRVLPEKPADFSPNAILQVQPDFLDYVIERVRALGLDIVTLDEAMERLAAPEGGRQFVVLTFDDAYKDNLQYALPILRKHQAPFTLYVPTALVDGVGELWWQAIEDVIARQDAIALTNNGHTDYVDSKTTAQKNLAFNTLYWQMRKAPEPERLKLLRSFTEAYGYDLEQQCRALIMDWQELKAFASDPLCTIGAHTVHHYELAKLPLDQARSEIEQSADILLAQFGKRPAHLSYPLGGPLSCGPREFDLAKELGFATAVTTRPGGLYAHHAQTPLALPRVSLNGLFQSRRFVDVFATGAIFSVMGKITG is encoded by the coding sequence ATGTCGCTGAAATACACGGCCATCCGGGCGATGTTCGAAGCCCTGTGGCTGTCGCGGCTGCCCCATCTCATCCGCACGCTCTCCAAATCGCGCGGGGTGATCTTCACATTGCACCGTGTGTTGCCGGAGAAACCTGCCGACTTCTCGCCCAATGCGATCCTCCAGGTGCAGCCCGACTTCCTCGACTATGTCATCGAGCGCGTCCGGGCGCTGGGCCTCGACATCGTGACGCTGGACGAAGCCATGGAACGCCTCGCTGCGCCCGAGGGTGGGCGGCAGTTCGTCGTCCTGACCTTTGACGATGCCTACAAGGACAATCTGCAATACGCCCTGCCGATCCTGCGCAAGCACCAGGCGCCCTTCACGCTCTATGTGCCGACGGCGCTGGTCGACGGTGTGGGTGAGCTCTGGTGGCAGGCAATCGAAGATGTCATCGCCCGCCAGGACGCCATCGCGCTGACGAATAATGGCCATACCGACTATGTCGACAGCAAAACCACGGCGCAGAAGAACCTCGCCTTCAACACGCTCTACTGGCAGATGCGCAAGGCGCCCGAGCCCGAGCGCCTGAAACTGCTGCGCAGCTTCACCGAAGCCTATGGCTATGACCTCGAACAGCAATGCCGCGCGCTGATCATGGACTGGCAGGAGCTCAAAGCCTTTGCCAGCGATCCGCTCTGCACCATCGGCGCCCACACCGTGCATCACTATGAGCTGGCCAAGCTGCCGCTCGATCAGGCGCGCAGCGAGATCGAGCAGTCGGCCGATATCCTGCTGGCCCAGTTCGGCAAGCGCCCGGCGCATCTGTCCTATCCCCTGGGCGGTCCGCTCTCCTGCGGCCCACGCGAATTTGATCTTGCGAAAGAGCTGGGTTTTGCCACGGCGGTGACGACGCGCCCGGGTGGCCTCTATGCCCACCACGCGCAGACGCCACTGGCCCTGCCGCGCGTCTCGCTCAATGGCCTCTTCCAGTCGCGGCGCTTTGTCGACGTCTTTGCCACCGGCGCCATCTTTTCGGTCATGGGCAAAATTACAGGATAA